Proteins from a genomic interval of Quercus robur chromosome 9, dhQueRobu3.1, whole genome shotgun sequence:
- the LOC126701222 gene encoding putative pentatricopeptide repeat-containing protein At3g25060, mitochondrial, whose product MVSEYKVPRTEKHYVCMVDLLACTGQVEEACELIDSMNAELGLAVWVALLAGCCKNNMLFIGEMAAKKVLELNPDDLGIYSLVSNYYAKARKWDDVASVRKIMKKTGMKKVPGYSVVEVEEKLHALLMEDKSHYQYENMMQLLDKLDHEIRAIGYVPKIEFVLHSLDEEVKKKKKKKSYVITVEACYYLWSLKHRARNQIIDHK is encoded by the coding sequence ATGGTTAGTGAATATAAGGTCCCTCGAACTGAAAAACATTATGTTTGTATGGTTGATCTTTTGGCTTGCACAGGTCAAGTTGAAGAGGCTTGCGAGCTAATAGATTCCATGAATGCTGAATTGGGGCTTGCTGTTTGGGTTGCTCTCCTGGCAGGTTGCTGCAAAAATAACATGTTGTTTATTGGAGAGATGGCAGCAAAGAAGGTTCTTGAGTTAAATCCGGATGACTTGGGAATTTATTCTTTGGTCTCAAACTACTATGCAAAGGCGAGGAAGTGGGATGATGTAGCTAGTGTTagaaaaatcatgaaaaagaCAGGGATGAAGAAAGTGCCAGGGTATAGTGTAGTAGAAGTGGAAGAGAAACTTCATGCTCTTCTTATGGAAGATAAGAGCCATTATCAATATGAAAATATGATGCAACTTTTGGATAAGTTGGATCATGAAATAAGAGCTATTGGATATGTCCCAAAGATTGAATTTGTGTTGCATTCCCTTGATGAggaagtcaaaaaaaaaaaaaaaaaaaaaagttatgtaatCACAGTGGAGGCTTGCTATTACTTATGGTCTCTTAAACACAGGGCCAGGAACCAAATTATTGATCATAAATAA
- the LOC126701221 gene encoding uncharacterized protein LOC126701221: MVCFLMETRLDRKGFDKHCKKLPFKNKLIVKKPDAGGGLALLWKPEVHLDVINYTEHHILAKVVEEDGFEWYLTGFYGWAEASQKPKSWALMSHLSSFVDGPWCCIGDFNAILLSSEKQSTYPPPYKQMEEFGLALESCNLTDLGFGVYPFTWNNKRPGRANTKERLDRAVANSGWREKYPASTIFHLFSHASDHRPIVLQTKNDSGLRARGVRGFKFEEAWLLNADCEKMVEEAWKAKGEEAGSAMARVKERILTCGGELLAWGTSRTNPETEEIKKLQKLVENLSICVPTEETKAEFLEASKKLDDMLLKQEVYWHQRSRISWLKHVTKTPSFFILRLHRDEGETLFMA, translated from the coding sequence ATGGTGTGTTTCCTTATGGAAACTAGGCTGGACAGGAAAGGGTTTGATAAACATTGTAAGAAGCTACCTTTTAAGAATAAATTGATAGTGAAGAAACCAGATGCAGGAGGGGGATTGGCGCTTTTATGGAAGCCAGAAGTGCACTTAGACGTTATTAATTATACAGAGCATCATATTTTGGCCAAGGTTGTCGAAGAAGATGGGTTTGAGTGGTATCTTACAGGCTTTTATGGGTGGGCTGAGGCTagtcaaaaaccaaaatcatggGCTCTAATGTCTCACTTATCAAGCTTTGTGGATGGGCCTTGGTGTTGTATAGGAGATTTTAATGCAATATTACTATCCTCTGAGAAACAGAGCACGTACCCACCACCATACAAACAAATGGAAGAGTTTGGCTTGGCTTTGGAGTCATGTAATCTGACCGACTTGGGGTTTGGCGTCTATCCATTCACTTGGAACAACAAACGTCCAGGGAGGGCCAATACTAAGGAACGATTGGATCGGGCGGTTGCGAACTCGggttggagagaaaaatatCCTGCGAGTACAATATTTCACTTGTTTTCTCATGCTTCAGATCATCGCCCCATTGTATTACAAACCAAGAATGATAGTGGTTTGCGGGCTAGAGGTGTTCGTGGGTTTAAGTTTGAGGAGGCTTGGCTATTGAATGCGGATTGTGAGAAGATGGTTGAGGAAGCGTGGAAGGCTAAGGGGGAGGAAGCAGGTTCGGCCATGGCTAGAGTTAAGGAGAGGATATTGACTTGTGGGGGAGAACTCCTTGCATGGGGCACATCCAGAACAAACCCGGAGacagaagaaattaaaaaattacaaaagttgGTAGAGAATTTAAGCATATGTGTGCCTACGGAAGAGACTAAGGCTGAATTTTTGGAGGCAAGTAAGAAGCTAGATGATATGCTTCTTAAGCAGGAAGTTTATTGGCATCAACGATCCAGGATTTCTTGGCTCAAACATGTGACAAAAACACCAAGTTTTTTCATTCTAAGGCTTCACAGAGACGAAGGAGAAACTTTATTCATGGCCTAA